The proteins below are encoded in one region of Ostrinia nubilalis chromosome 3, ilOstNubi1.1, whole genome shotgun sequence:
- the LOC135088382 gene encoding THAP domain-containing protein 5-like encodes MESRNNKKCVICNKRRSRGGSPLLLSRFPLDSDRCRMWVKNAGLEDLAYVPIEKLHQLKFVCGGHFTPESFNAKGTRLKNSAIPTLELSNPILPDEVLTEFPLHVKDSNKENLKTVLYDHSYCIPKKSNPVERVPLTTTTKQLNSTCLGAVDIPDSGISAKTTFEPLPSTSNAPEHMTYKPITHDDKNICHQDAQAEILVHSYKRPKKNIEMKDTSSTFTIKEKRLWRQLQNAKKNNKEYSEGSCRRTQQKFFKY; translated from the exons atggagagtagaaacaacaagaagtgcgttatttgtaataagaggcgaagtcgtggtggatcacccttacttttgagtaggtttcctctggattctgaccg ttgtcgaatgtgggttaaaaatgctggcttagaagacttagcatatgtacctattgaaaagttacaccaactgaagtttgtttgtggtgggcacttcactcctgaatccttcaatgccaaaggaactcggctgaagaactcagctattccaacactggaattgagcaatcccatcttgccagatgaagttttgacagagtttcctcttcatgtaaaagactccaataaagaaaacctcaagacag ttctttatgatcattcatattgcattccaaagaagtcaaatccagttgaacgag ttccccttacaactacaaccaaacaactaaattcaacatgtttgggagctgtggatataccagattctggtatttctgcgaaaacaacttttgaacctcttccttctacttccaatgcaccagaacatatgacctataaacccattactcatg atgataaaaacatttgccatcaagatgcacaggcagaaatattagtccacagttataaaagacctaagaaaaacattgaaatgaaag acacttcatcaacatttacaattaaagagaagaggctttggcgacagttacaaaatgcaaaaaaaaacaataaggaatatagcgaaggtagttgcagaagaacacaacagaaattttttaaatattaa